A stretch of DNA from Acidovorax carolinensis:
TAGTCGCGCACCCAGCGGCGGCCTTGGGCCATGTCGAGGAACAGGCCATGGTTCTGGCCGCGCAGCACATGCACCTTGAACCGGGCGCCCTGCTCGGTCACCCCATGCGGGTCGGGCACGCTGCCGGCCATCAAGCGCGTTTCGGTGCGGCTCTGGGTGCGCAGCGCCTCATTGCGGCACTGAAACACCCAGTTCAGCGGCTGCCCGGGCGCCAGGGCCTCCCATCGCCGGGCCAGCGCGGCGCCGATGGTAGCCAGTTGCGCCTCGGTCTCGTCGCCGGCGGGCAAAAAGCTGGTGAGCACGAAGACCGGCGGGTAGGCATCGAGCGTCCACTGCTCGCAGCCAGGAAAGCGCCCGCCCCGCCCGTGGAAGATGCGCTGGGCGTCGGTGGGCAGGGGCATCTGAGCGATGGCGTCGAGCAGGTCTTGCATAGATTTATTGAGTGTTTCAGGGCTCCAGCGCTTACCGGATAAGCGCTGGTAGCTATTGATATGGAAGCTTTCCGCCCCCTGCCAGGCCCTGTTCAAGTGGCTTCTCGTCCCGCCCTCCGTCGGAATCCGCAGCGTCCTTGCGGCAGGCAGAGCGTGGGCAGCGGGAACAGCATCGTCACAGCGGCGATGTCGGCCTACGGCTGCCGATGGCTATGCTTGCAGATTGCCAGCTGGGTAATGATGGCGCCGCAGTGCGGCACGGTGTCCATGCCGCCCGCGGCCATGGCACCCACTCATGGCAACGGGCTCAAGCCCAGGTCTTTCAGAAAATCGTTGTGTTTGTGCTTGGCCGCCGCAATGGCTTTCTCAATCTCGACCAGTCCACCATGCGTGGCCGACAGGTCAATCTCCGCCTCACCCACCGCCGTGCTGATGTAGCGCGAAATATTCAGGTTGAAATCGTTCTTCTCGATCTCTGCCATCTCCACGCGCCGCGAATAGCGCGCCTCTTCATCGCGGAACTGATAGGTTTTGATGATCTTGGCAATGTGCTCATCCGTCAGCTGGTTCTGGCGCTTGCCTTTGGCAAAGTGTTCAGCCGCATTGATGAACAACACGTCGTCCGGCTTCTTGCACTTTTTCAGCACCAGGATGCACACCGGGATGCCCGTGGAATAGAACAGGTTGGACGGCAAGCCAATCACCGTGTCGATGTGGCCGTCCAGCAATAGCTTCTTGCGAATGCGCTCCTCCGCACCGCCGCGGAACAGCACCCCGTGCGGCAGGATGATGGCCATCACACCCTCGTCCTTCAGGAAGTGAAAGCCGTGCAGCAAAAAGGCAAAGTCAGCGGCGGACTTGGGTGCCAGGCCGTGGCTTTTAAAGCGCACATCGTCCGCCATCGCCTCGTTGGGCTCCCAGCGGTAGCTGAACGGCGGGTTGGCCACGATGGCATCGAACGTGGGCTTCTTGGCCGGGTTCAGCTCGCGCAGCATGTCCCAGTCGTTGGCCAGCGTGTCGCCGTGGAAGATTTCAAACTCCGTGTCTTTCACCCCATGCAGCAGCATGTTCATGCGCGCCAGGTTGTAGGTGGTGATGTTCTTCTCTTGCCCGTAAATCTTGCCAATGCCATGCGGCCCCATGCGCTTGCGCACGTTCAAAAGCAGCGAGCCCGACCCACAGGCAAAGTCCATCACGCTGTCCAGGCGCTGCTTCACGCCGGTTTTGGGCTCCTGGCTGTCCAGCGTCACGATGGTAGAGAGGATGTCCGAAATTTGCTGCGGCGTATAAAACTCGCCCGCCTTCTTGCCCGAGCCTGCCGCAAACTGGCCAATCAAGTACTCATACGCATCGCCCAGCGCATCCACGTTGGTTGAAAAGTCTGCCAATCCTTCCGCAATCTTCTGGATCACCACGCACAGCTTCGCATTGCGCTCGGTGTAGGTCTTGCCTAGCTTGGGCGAGCCCAGGTCAATTTCAGAAAACAACCCGCCAAACGTGCTCTGAAAAGACTCGGTTTCGATGTATTTGAAGCCCTCTTGCAGTGTGTTGAGCAAGCCCGCGTGCTGCGTGCGCGCCATGTGCGCAATACTGCTCCACAGGTGCTGCGGCTCGATCACGTAGTGCACCTTGCGGCGCATCTGTTTTTCAAACGCGGGCACATCGGCTGCGTTGTCGGCATACCAAACGGCCAGGGGCACCCTGCCGTCATCTTCTGCCAGCTTGGGGTAGTCGCTGCCCAGTTCTTTTTTGGCGGCAGTTTCGTAGTTGTCTGACAGATAGCGCAGAAACAGAAACGACAGCATGTAGTCGCGGAAATCATCCGCATCCATCGCACCGCGCAGTTGGTCGGCAATGGCCCACAGGGTCTTGCCCAGTTGTATTTGGTTTTGTTCGGTCATGGTTTACAAGTCTTCAACCCTGTATTCGCTGTAGCCTTCGTAGTAATAACTCACGTCGATGCCCTTCATGTACAGCTCGCGGTCATTGATCTTGTCGGTCAAGGCATTTTTGAGCAGGTGTTTGATCTCCAGGTCTTTCACTACGCTGCGCTCCATAGCCGACAAATACTCCGCCTTGTCCACTGCGTTCCAGTCAATGACCTGCTGGAGCTCCTTTTTCAGTATCAAGTCCAGCCAGATGCGCGTTGCGCGTCCGTTGCCCTCTCTGAAGGGATGGGCCACATTCATTTCCACGTATTTTTCAATGATCTGATCAAAATTCAGCTGCGGCATGGCGCTGATATGCGCCAGCGCCTGCTGCAAATACATGACCGGAGCAAACCGAAAATTGCCCTTTGCCAAATTCACGTCACGCACTTGCCCGCAAACGCATACACCTCACCAAACAGATACGCATGGATATAGGCCAACCCGGCGAAGGTGCCCACTTCCACGTGGTCGATGTCACCGCTTTCAAACAACTGCTTGGCCTTTTGCTTGCTCAGTTTTTCTTCTGCCCGGTTGAGTTCAACCTGGCTTGTCAGCTGCAGTTTGTTGCCTAAGACCATGGTGTGACCTTTGCGTTAGAAGTTGATCGGGTGTGAAGCGTCATGGTTTAGTGCGATTCTTGAGGGTGTTTTCCAGCGCCTTGAGTTCAGCTTCATCCTGAGCATCCGCGGCACGAGCTTCTTCAGCCTTGCGGCGTAGGTCAAAGTCCAGATACAGCGGCTCCAGCTTTTGCTCCATGCGGGCGTGGCTGACGGTGCCAGCCCCGCTGAGCAGCTGGAACCCGTTGGACACAATGATCTGCCCCACGTTCTCGCGCCAAAAGCCCATGCTGGTCACGGTTTGCCGTTTGGCGCGCAGCTCGGCGGTTTCCAAGAAGATCACCACCAGCCGGTTCAGTGTGTCCACTTCGTCTTCGGTCAGGTAGTTCTTGGCCACCAAAATGTCCTGCTTGCGCACCTGGGTGCCCTTCCAGGTCAGCAGGCCGAAGTGCGGGTCGGCTGGGTTGGCGCGGCTCACGATGAGTTCTGCCGCCGTCTTTTGCGTCACCGCATACAGCAGCAGGTTCTGCACCGTGGCAAAAAAGGTCTGCGTGGCCTCATCCGTCTTGTCGTAGTCCGCCGCCAGGGCAAACAGGTCGCGCACCTTTTGATAAAAGCGCTTTTCCGAGGCCCGAATGTCCCGGATGCGCGCCAGCATCTCGTCAAAGTAGTCCGGGCGGCCATCCGGGTTCTTAAGCCGCTCGTCGTCCATCACAAAGCCCTTGACCAGGTACTCCTTAAGCACCGTAGACGCCCAGCGGCGAAATTGCACACCACGCGGCGAGCGCACGCGGTAGCCCACGGCCAGTATGGCGTCGAGGTTGTAGAGCGTGACGGGGCGCTGCACCTGGCGCGTGCCCTCGGTTTGAACTACCGAGGATTCCTCGGCAGTTGCCCCCCGGCTCAGTTCGCCATCTTCATAAATGTTCTTGAGGTGCAGCCCGACGTTGTCCGTACTGACATCGAACAACTCGGCCATTTCCCGCTGAGAGAGCCAGACGGTTTGGTCTTTGGCGCGCAGTTGAATCTGGCTCTTGCCGTCGTCGGTGGTGTACAGAATCAGGCCGCTCATACCTCCACCGCCTGCGCCGAAGGGAAGAGCTGCTGCATCAGCCCTTTCTTGTGGATCTTGAGGGTTTCGAGTTCTTGGGTGGCGGCGGTGATGAGGGTGTCGAGGGAGGTGAGGCAGTCGGCGATGCGTTGTTGCTCATCGAGAATTGGGTGAGATATCGCGAGAGGCTCCAGTTCCGTGTAATACAAATTCTTTACGTTTTGCCCCTCGACTACAGCTGCAAACTGTCTATACATATTTCTAAAGTAGTGGGTGAAGAATAATGGGTTTTGCTTCGTTTCAAACACACTAATCATTTCACCAATAGCAATATTTTTGATTGGAAGATAACTACAGTTTTTCCCAAAATCCTCTGGCTTTTCGCCCACGCGTGGCACAAGAATTTCGCCACCTTTACTAAAACGTAAATTTTTCGGATCTATATTTGTTTTTGAATAAGTTTCAGTGATTACAGCTCCGAATTTCGTATAGAGCTCGCCATATCGCACACATGGGGTCGCAGCACTTTCCTCTAATGACCATTTGGGGGCACTTTTCCCGTAGTAAAAACTTCCAATAGCACCGATTGTTGTTGGCACCCAATCCCCCGCGCCCCGAAACTCAGGAAACCGCAGACGCGGTTGGGTTTCGCCTTCGCGGGGGAAAAGCTGC
This window harbors:
- a CDS encoding restriction endonuclease subunit S gives rise to the protein MSISAGIGFVPQAEKFGRDISGNQYQLYTLVKDGDFVYNKGNSLKFPEGCIYLLQDWGQVAAPNVFICFRLKYGYSNGFFQNCFEANFHGKQLKRHITSGARSNGLLNISKDAFFGVQIPTPTLQEQQEIADCLSSLDELIAAQVRKVDALKTHKKGLMQQLFPREGETQPRLRFPEFRGAGDWVPTTIGAIGSFYYGKSAPKWSLEESAATPCVRYGELYTKFGAVITETYSKTNIDPKNLRFSKGGEILVPRVGEKPEDFGKNCSYLPIKNIAIGEMISVFETKQNPLFFTHYFRNMYRQFAAVVEGQNVKNLYYTELEPLAISHPILDEQQRIADCLTSLDTLITAATQELETLKIHKKGLMQQLFPSAQAVEV
- a CDS encoding type I restriction-modification system subunit M, which encodes MTEQNQIQLGKTLWAIADQLRGAMDADDFRDYMLSFLFLRYLSDNYETAAKKELGSDYPKLAEDDGRVPLAVWYADNAADVPAFEKQMRRKVHYVIEPQHLWSSIAHMARTQHAGLLNTLQEGFKYIETESFQSTFGGLFSEIDLGSPKLGKTYTERNAKLCVVIQKIAEGLADFSTNVDALGDAYEYLIGQFAAGSGKKAGEFYTPQQISDILSTIVTLDSQEPKTGVKQRLDSVMDFACGSGSLLLNVRKRMGPHGIGKIYGQEKNITTYNLARMNMLLHGVKDTEFEIFHGDTLANDWDMLRELNPAKKPTFDAIVANPPFSYRWEPNEAMADDVRFKSHGLAPKSAADFAFLLHGFHFLKDEGVMAIILPHGVLFRGGAEERIRKKLLLDGHIDTVIGLPSNLFYSTGIPVCILVLKKCKKPDDVLFINAAEHFAKGKRQNQLTDEHIAKIIKTYQFRDEEARYSRRVEMAEIEKNDFNLNISRYISTAVGEAEIDLSATHGGLVEIEKAIAAAKHKHNDFLKDLGLSPLP
- a CDS encoding virulence RhuM family protein; the protein is MSGLILYTTDDGKSQIQLRAKDQTVWLSQREMAELFDVSTDNVGLHLKNIYEDGELSRGATAEESSVVQTEGTRQVQRPVTLYNLDAILAVGYRVRSPRGVQFRRWASTVLKEYLVKGFVMDDERLKNPDGRPDYFDEMLARIRDIRASEKRFYQKVRDLFALAADYDKTDEATQTFFATVQNLLLYAVTQKTAAELIVSRANPADPHFGLLTWKGTQVRKQDILVAKNYLTEDEVDTLNRLVVIFLETAELRAKRQTVTSMGFWRENVGQIIVSNGFQLLSGAGTVSHARMEQKLEPLYLDFDLRRKAEEARAADAQDEAELKALENTLKNRTKP